From the Musa acuminata AAA Group cultivar baxijiao chromosome BXJ3-1, Cavendish_Baxijiao_AAA, whole genome shotgun sequence genome, the window GCCACAATTGCAGACAATCGAGAGCACTGCTCGGGAGTCGAAGGGTAGGGACAGTTCAAGCACTCTGTTGGCTGCTGTGGTATGTCCGTTCCTGCATCGATCGAATCTTTCTTTTCTGCAGTGTACTTCGAGATGAAAATGGCACAGATCGGAGGCTGAGCTGCTTCTTTTCTGGACATAGAATTTTGTTGATTTAGCGGGAAGTGAACGAGCGTCTCAAGCATCTTCCGCCGGTAATCGGCTAAAAGAAGGTTGCCATATCAACCGAAGCTTGCTCACCCTGGGAACTGTGATCCGCAAACTAAGGTCGTCGAATTGCTTTCTTCCAAGGACTCATTCCCTGTTGTGAATCCATTTCTTTGTGCATCATGTAACATCTATCATCACTTCTCCTTTCTTTGCGCAGCAAAGGAAGAACGGGCCATATACCATATCGAGATTCCAAGCTGACACGCATACTGCAACCCTTCTTAGGTGGAAATGCAAGAACTGCCATCATCTGCACGATGAGCCCTGCACGCAGCCACATCGAGCAGTCGCGAAACACCCTCCTATTTGCAAGCTGCGCAAAACAAGTAGTCATCAATGCGCAAGTCAATGTGGTGATGTCCGACAAGGCGCTGGTGAAGCATCTGCAAAGAGAACTTGCAAGATTGGAGCATGAACTGAGGTATCCAGGATCAGCTTCCTGCACACACCATTCTGATGCTTTAAGAGACAAAGATACCCAGATCAAGAAGGTTTATCGAATCTTTTGATTGCATTTGTGTTATGTTACCTCATGTGTGATTCTATCCATAACATCTATGAAAATGCCGATTGTTCTTTGCTTTAGATGGAACGGGAAATAAAGGAGCTGATGCAGCAAAGAGATCTTGCTCAGTCTCGTCTCGAGGATCTGCTCCATGCTGTAGTGGATGAGCAATCTTCAAGACAATGGGTGCATATCCTTCGATCGTCATCGATTCTCTGATGGAGTTTGCCTATGTTCTCCAAGTTTCGTTTCTTTTCCTTTGTGCAGGAGGACTCGAGTCAGTCATCGGCATCCCACGCACGCGGTGAATGCGAAGATGCACTTTCGATTTCTGCTGCATCTGCTATCGCATACCAAATTCCGGATTTCTACTCCTCGAGATTTGATGTATCAAAAGAAAGCAATGAACACAGCAAGCGACACATCGAGCTTCCTGATAAGATGGAGCCACCTCGGAGGTCGATCAGCAGTCCTACTCTGCACGAACAGATCCAACAGCAAGGGAATGATGATACTGAAGAACACTGCAAGGAAGTTCGGTGTGTTGAGATACATGCCTTGAGCACAACCAGAAGCGAAGAATTCAATCTCTTGTTGAATGATGAAAGCGGGAGTGATCTGCTGCCACTGACCGACGACGACAGACTTGGGGATCCAGCTCCAGGATCCGAAGGCGATGCACACCTGAGAGCTGCAGTAGAGCAATCGATAGATATCGAAACAAAGACAACTGAGAACGTTGTCAAACCATGTCCTCAAGAATTGAATTCAGTGCAAAAGACAATGAGCTCCAGGGAGCTGATACTAACCAGAAGTAGAAGTTGCAAGGCAAGTCTGATGAACGGCTCAATCTTGTCTTGGCTTGAACATGTTGAACGAGACAACAAGACACCACCTAAGATCTTCATAGAGAAGTTACCTGGAAGGCCCGAAGAGGATGAAAGGAGACTCCCTGCAACGGATTATGATGTTGAAAGCGAGAAACTCTCAGAAGAAGTCACTTCGAGCGACATGCCCAAAACCGAAACTGTAGGCGGAGAGGTTGATGACCATGTTAATGCCGCTTTCTTGGCTGAAGATGATCGTCAGAAACAACTCCCTTCCGATCAGGTGGGCATATTCTCATATTAATGATATGTGCATGAAGTTACTTCTTGTCCATTTTTTGCTAGGATATTACAGACTAATCATAAGTCAAAATACCTGCAAACTAGAAGCTTGATGTCCTTTTCTTCAGTTCTTCGTTGTCAACTCGATGTTCCTCAAAGACAGAGGCAGAACTACATAACCATGTTGTGTATCTGTAGATGAGATGCGAAAGAACAACAGTGCAAGAAGTTAGATTGGAATACAAATCGAATAGAAATTCTATGTTCGATGGTCAATACCTGCCAATGACTAAGTATCGTGTCAATGTTTGCCTGCAAGTTAATACGGCTTCTTGTCGATATGATTCAGGAGGCTCAAGCGGTTCTGTCGGAAGGCCATGGAGCTGAGAAGAGCATCGAGAACGTAGGCATGGACGCAGTGCTATGTTCCTTGGAGTCTCCCTCGCGATGGCCGCTGGAATTCGAGAGGAAGCAACGGGAGATAATCCAGCTCTGGCATGCTTGCGATGTTCCCTTGGTCCACAGAActtgcttcttcctcctcttcgatggcgatCCAGCCGACTCCTTCTACATGGAAGTAGAATGCAGACGGCTGTCCTTCCTGCGAAACACCTTCTCTCGTGGAAATGCCGGCGACTTGGTTGCTTCGAGGTAGGATCGATCATGTTCTCACGCTACTGGATTCGACCCCCCCCTGCATTCAAGTAGGAAGACGATGAGACTGTGGAACTGCTGTTGGCAGCTCGAGATGCCTTCGTCGGGAGCGAGAGATGCTGTGCAAGCAGATGCAGAAGAAGCTGTCGCCGGAGGAGAGGGAGAGCCTTTACGCCAAGTGGGGAGTTGCTCTGAGCTCGaagcagaggaggctgcagctgGCTCGACGCCTGTGGACTGCGACCGACCTCGAGCACGTAGCAGAGAGCGCATCGCTCGTGGCCAAGCTGACGGGATTCGCGGAGCGAGGGCAGGCCATGAAGGAGATGTTCGAGCTCAGCTTCACGCCGCAGCAGACCCACAAGCGATCCTTCGGTTGGATGCACGGCAAGTCCCTCCTCATGTGAGCAGATCTGCCATGGCTTGACGACGCCGACGACGACTAATACCAAAaccttttctttgtttttcttgcGACTATTTTGGTCGATTCTGCCCCCAAAGAAGTGATGTAAGTTTTTGCGATGCATCAAAGGAGAGAAATGCTGCGTATCGTGTGATAAAAGACCGAAGGCTGAAGCAGTTTTCAGCTTGCTTGTTGTCATCTTTGGTACTTCTTCTATTTAGCCTTTCAGCACAGGAATCAAGTTTCAGATAAATCCTCTCGAGATCAAGCGATGAGTGCATGAGAATGTTGGATGCTGGTCTCATGAATATTGGATCACCAACACAGTGGTCTCATGAATTCCCAAAGCACACAGTATGTTGGGGCTATGGCTCAATGAATAAGACCTTCTGACAGTTTCACTCATAATAAAATcttcaaataataatattttatgggCTTCAACATAACTTCACCTGGAATAACATCacactatataaaaaaaaaaatcatatcccaAACACAAAGATTAATCATAAAGAAGCAATCTTATATTGACACTGAAATTGACTTCATAATGCCAAAAAAAAACTGATAaggaaaatattcatcattaatgTGACTCTTCCATGCCTACAAAGAAAAAGCAGTAAACCAAATCCTGAGAAGCTCATATCTGAACAATTTCTAGATTAGGTTGTGGATGACCACCACATGCCCATAGTCCTCCCACATGTGAATTAACAAGCCCAATCAGCAGTACCTACTATTTGCCTGCTGCATGCATTTAGATGTTGACTGAAAacttacaaaattattttgaaaaggTAAGGTTCCTGTGACCAAGAACTGAACTTCTCATTGGTAACTCAGGTACAATGAATACTAGAAGTTTCATGTCAAAATTCCAAGTTTGTCGGATGAACAGGAACAGGAACAGGAACACTGgggaaaaagaaataataatgcTATGAAAAAGGTATACACACATTATTTACATTACCCAGAGAAGCCTGCTTCCCTTATGATTGGAGAACAGATCCTTCTGTTATCTTCCAGCCTGATTTGGAATGAACCATCTCATACCTGGTTGAGTAGGTGGTACTATAGGAATCATTGTGCTCTGGGTGTGTATCATCGGTCAACCGAGCAGCTTCCTCGATCCTCGCCTCCACCATTGCTCGACGCCCATCCACAGACAGGGTAACACTGTCAATTGTTAAACCTAGTAGAGTGTACTCCCAAAACCAACCATGTTTTGCAATCTCTACAGCCCGATCAGTCCATATCTTCAGCATCCGGCCATCCAAAACCTATCCATCAAGAGTTCGGTGGTTATGGTCATGATCCCTCCATAGGGTAGAAAGAATCTCAATCACTTTCTAATTTTAAACAGATACAAGGATCCATAAGACCAAGTGTGTAAAAGACAATCAATAAAAATTCTATTATATAGATGAACTAAAACCAAAATGCCCTTTTGTACTGAGATATTTATCTCCATCAAATACTTGTTCATTGATCAATACAATTTCAAATGATGCCATATCATAAAATATTGTATTTCATTCATATCAAAGCTAAAAAGGATATGTAGTAGAGCCTAAAGATGATGTGGTACGAAGATTGGTGAACTTTATGGCCTAAATATATTCATTTAAACAATCCCAATATACAAGTTTCTTCATAAAAATTGAGATATCACCAATAGGTCATTTCTCTGACAACTAGACAAATTAGAAACTGTTGTTAGATATCAAACACATTTAAAAAAGAGTAATTTCACACCTCTGGCAGCTCTGCAAGAGAATGATCTGGTCCCAGAGCTCGGGATTTGACATTTTGCCACTTATGTACCAAAGTCTCTGCAAACCTTGCATCCATCTTAGGTATTTCTTCAACAAAATTCTCATCTGCAGAGATGTTTGATaaccaaaataataattatttcaaCATATATTTATAATTCTCAAGATATCATCAAAGATCCATaccttaaatattatttatagattCAGTAAAAGAAACTATTATAGACAAGAACCTATTGCTGAAAGAAATATATCACAGCCAGGACTCACCATAAAAGCTAATAAGACAAGTTATGCATGACCACAATCAAGACATAAATTGAGATATTAGCCACTTCATGAAGTAAACGTGTGTACAGGATGGGACTAGGGTTATGATAGGTTTGGTCCAAGGTACCCACTCGCAACAGGATGACATTGTTCAACATAATGATAATTAGAGAACCAAAGTTCCACATATCTTGAGAAGAAgactaaaaaatattgattcaagTTCCACTTCCTCAAGAAGATTTTCCAGAACGGATACTACACAGAAGACCACTTCCAGCAAATAAAGGATAACCATCGTTCAGGATGACATTGTTCAAGTTTCATTTAAGCATTGTGGTCCCTAGGCAATTGTATGCAGGAAGATTAAGGATAACCATCAACTAAACCAGATAAAGCATTCAGCACTTCACAAAAAATGCTTGATTTGGACTCTTAGACTCTTGTTTTGTCTTTGTCATAACACCTCGACCAAAATCGGGTGAAGTCAGATGGAATCAAAATCCAGTCAGTTTTTGGCTGAGTTAGAATTGATGATCAAGACAAGTTTGAACTAGAACTCAGTTTGGATCAAAACCAGGCTATTCTATCCTAATGGACCAAGTTAAAAATGCAATTGGGTGACCTTAACCAACTTATACAC encodes:
- the LOC135629396 gene encoding kinesin-like protein KIN-7F; protein product: MGTIGGEEMARWEKDEGGAKEERIVVSVRMRPLNAKEMEKSDPSDWDCINDTTVVFKNSLPERSVFPTAYTFDRAFGCDCNTRRVYDEGAKEVALSVVSGINASIFAYGQTSSGKTYTMAGITEYTMEDIYDYIKKHEEREFVLRFSAMEIYNEAVRDLLSSDGSPLRLLDDPERGTVVEKLTEETPRDQWHLRELLSTCAEQRQVEETSLNETSSRSHQILRLTIESTARESKGRDSSSTLLAAVNFVDLAGSERASQASSAGNRLKEGCHINRSLLTLGTVIRKLSKGRTGHIPYRDSKLTRILQPFLGGNARTAIICTMSPARSHIEQSRNTLLFASCAKQVVINAQVNVVMSDKALVKHLQRELARLEHELRYPGSASCTHHSDALRDKDTQIKKMEREIKELMQQRDLAQSRLEDLLHAVVDEQSSRQWEDSSQSSASHARGECEDALSISAASAIAYQIPDFYSSRFDVSKESNEHSKRHIELPDKMEPPRRSISSPTLHEQIQQQGNDDTEEHCKEVRCVEIHALSTTRSEEFNLLLNDESGSDLLPLTDDDRLGDPAPGSEGDAHLRAAVEQSIDIETKTTENVVKPCPQELNSVQKTMSSRELILTRSRSCKASLMNGSILSWLEHVERDNKTPPKIFIEKLPGRPEEDERRLPATDYDVESEKLSEEVTSSDMPKTETVGGEVDDHVNAAFLAEDDRQKQLPSDQEAQAVLSEGHGAEKSIENVGMDAVLCSLESPSRWPLEFERKQREIIQLWHACDVPLVHRTCFFLLFDGDPADSFYMEVECRRLSFLRNTFSRGNAGDLVASSSRCLRREREMLCKQMQKKLSPEERESLYAKWGVALSSKQRRLQLARRLWTATDLEHVAESASLVAKLTGFAERGQAMKEMFELSFTPQQTHKRSFGWMHGKSLLM